One region of Populus trichocarpa isolate Nisqually-1 chromosome 4, P.trichocarpa_v4.1, whole genome shotgun sequence genomic DNA includes:
- the LOC18097961 gene encoding histidine-containing phosphotransfer protein 2: MGSSNVWQEQRNFVKSLHEQGILDSHFDEILDLPRESPQFVIDLVSTFCSDAENAIAALIRYLNEPDINYSRVIDQVHQIRGASSCIGGHRMALACRELRYACEDKDKDRCLAAFGKTKDEYQILKEKFNIILQMERTMISGESKRGRQ, from the exons ATGGGGAGTTCTAATGTTTGGCAAGAGCAAAGGAACTTTGTCAAGAGTTTGCATGAGCAG GGGATATTGGACAGTCATTTTGATGAAATCCTTGATTTACCTAGAGAGAGCCCTCAGTTTGTGATTGATTTGGTCAGCACATTCTGCAGTGATGCTGAAAATGCCATAGCAGCATTGATCAGATACTT AAATGAACCTGATATCAACTATTCCAGAGTTATTGACCAAGTTCACCAGATCAGAGGCGCTAGCTCTTG TATTGGTGGCCATAGGATGGCCCTTGCTTGTCGTGAGCTCCGATATGCTTGTGAAGACAAGGACAAGGACAG GTGCCTTGCAGCTTTTGGCAAGACCAAGGATGAATATCAAATTTTGAAGGAGAAGTTCAATATCATCTTGCAG ATGGAGAGAACTATGATTTCCGGTGAATCTAAAA